Genomic DNA from Blastocatellia bacterium:
TTCGGTGAACGCCGCGCTCATGAATTGAATTGCTGTCGGTAATCCGGCCTGACCGAAACCGTTGGGAACAGTCAGGGCTGGCACGCCGGCCGCATTGCCGGCTGGAATCACGGCTGGACCGCCGCCGACGCCGGGATACGCTTTGTCAAAATCAACACCGATGGGATAGGCCACGGTGGACCGCGTGGGCGCAACGAGCGCGTCGAATTGACTGAGCCGCTCATGCAACGCGCGTCGCAATGGCCCGCGCAACCGCATCGCTTGTAGATAGTCTACGGCTAACACCATCATCCCAGCATATCCGCCAATGCGATCTCGCTTACATTGGAGTTGTTGGAGTCCGCCACTCTCAATCAGGTCGAGAAAGGCGCTGCTGCCTTCGGCATCCACGATGGTGCTGACAATCGGGCCATAGGGGAAATCCGGCAGCTCAACGTCGCGCTCTATGATAGAAAATTGCTCGAGAACCCGAAGAGCTTCTTCAAAATTTTTGGCGACTTCGGGCTGAACTCTGTCAGTCACGCCTTTGATGACGCCCAGTTTGAAAGGCTTGGCAGACGGGCGCGGCGCCGCATTGACCGAGTAATGAAACTGGCGTTTGACTGACGATGGATCGCGAGGATCATAGCCGGCGATGGCGGCCAGCACCAGGCCGCAGTCATCGGCGGTGCGGCACATCGGGCCGAGCTTATCCAGCGTCCATGCTAACGCCATCGCGCCATGTCGGCTGACCAAGCCATACGTGGGCCGCAAGCCGCTGATGCCACAAAAGGCCGCGGGCGTCAGGATCGAACCAGATGTTTCCGACCCGATGGCAAACGCGACCAAACCAGCCGCCACGGCTGCGCCCGATCCACTCGATGAGCCGCCACTCCAGTAGTCTAGATTCCACGGCGTGCGCCCCGGTCCGGTGAATGACGCATCGGCGTTGTTGTACCCCATGCCGCCGGCTAATTCAACCATCGCGAGCTTGGCAACCAACACAGCGCCGGCTTCTCGCAAGCGCGTGATCACCGTCGCATCGTAATCAAACACCTGCT
This window encodes:
- a CDS encoding amidase, whose amino-acid sequence is MLSEDVLFLSVRELGQLLRRRQISPVELAKSYLGRLEQLGPKLGAVVTITEELAMQQARAAEREIVRGRYRGPLHGIPYGAKDLLATRGIPTTWGAAPFRQQVFDYDATVITRLREAGAVLVAKLAMVELAGGMGYNNADASFTGPGRTPWNLDYWSGGSSSGSGAAVAAGLVAFAIGSETSGSILTPAAFCGISGLRPTYGLVSRHGAMALAWTLDKLGPMCRTADDCGLVLAAIAGYDPRDPSSVKRQFHYSVNAAPRPSAKPFKLGVIKGVTDRVQPEVAKNFEEALRVLEQFSIIERDVELPDFPYGPIVSTIVDAEGSSAFLDLIESGGLQQLQCKRDRIGGYAGMMVLAVDYLQAMRLRGPLRRALHERLSQFDALVAPTRSTVAYPIGVDFDKAYPGVGGGPAVIPAGNAAGVPALTVPNGFGQAGLPTAIQFMSAAFTERKLLQIANAYQAQTDWHRRRPTGI